Proteins encoded in a region of the Novibacillus thermophilus genome:
- a CDS encoding adenylate kinase, giving the protein MNIVLMGLPGAGKGTQAERIKETYHIPHISTGDMFREAVKNETALGQEAKKYMDRGDLVPDEITVGIVRERLSQDDCTQGFLLDGFPRTVAQAENLDETLADLSRELDIVLYIHVSRDELMKRLTGRRICQDCGATYHVTFHPPENEGVCDKCGGPLYQRSDDREETVGNRLDVNMKQTQPLLDYYASKKRLVKINGEQSIDQVFADIDANLRRESP; this is encoded by the coding sequence TTGAACATCGTGTTAATGGGATTGCCAGGGGCCGGTAAGGGAACGCAGGCGGAACGCATAAAAGAAACGTACCACATTCCGCACATTTCGACGGGAGACATGTTTCGGGAAGCGGTGAAAAATGAAACGGCGCTCGGCCAAGAAGCCAAAAAGTACATGGATAGAGGGGATCTCGTTCCCGATGAGATTACCGTAGGGATTGTGCGCGAACGCCTTAGCCAAGACGACTGTACCCAAGGATTTTTGCTAGACGGGTTTCCGCGCACAGTGGCTCAAGCCGAAAACCTCGATGAGACGCTGGCGGATCTGTCCCGCGAGCTAGATATCGTCTTGTATATACACGTATCGCGTGATGAGCTGATGAAACGTTTGACGGGGCGGCGCATCTGTCAGGACTGCGGTGCGACGTACCACGTGACGTTTCATCCCCCGGAAAATGAAGGCGTCTGTGACAAGTGTGGCGGTCCCCTTTACCAGCGGTCTGACGATCGAGAAGAAACGGTCGGCAACCGCCTGGATGTGAATATGAAACAGACCCAGCCACTCCTCGACTATTATGCAAGCAAAAAACGGCTCGTCAAAATTAACGGTGAACAGTCAATCGATCAGGTGTTTGCCGACATTGACGCCAATTTGCGGAGAGAGTCGCCATGA
- a CDS encoding KOW domain-containing RNA-binding protein, with amino-acid sequence MADKSQPDPRLGQVVYVLRGRDAGQYAVVVGKIDPKFVLLADGYKRKFDTAKKKNIRHVRFQDFVSEEVERSLHEQGRVTNAKLRYALQQFLSTHPRAEEKGE; translated from the coding sequence ATGGCTGACAAGAGTCAACCGGATCCCCGTCTCGGGCAGGTGGTGTATGTATTGCGCGGACGGGATGCCGGCCAGTATGCGGTTGTGGTGGGTAAAATCGATCCAAAGTTTGTTCTGTTGGCAGACGGGTATAAACGCAAGTTTGACACTGCCAAAAAGAAAAATATACGCCACGTTCGTTTTCAGGACTTTGTCAGTGAAGAAGTGGAGCGCAGTCTGCACGAACAGGGTCGTGTCACCAATGCCAAGCTAAGGTATGCTTTACAACAATTTTTATCAACACATCCCCGAGCGGAAGAGAAAGGAGAGTGA
- the map gene encoding type I methionyl aminopeptidase: MIIRKSPYELEFMREAGRIVALAHQQLRQAIEPGVTTRELDRMAEEIIRKHGATPSFKGYGGFPGNVCTSVNEELVHGIPGDRKLKEGDIISLDIGAEYRGYHGDSAWTYPVGAVSEEVKRLLDVTEKSLYVGLQKASPDHRLSDISHAIQTYVEGEGFSIVREYVGHGIGQNLHEDPQIPNFGPPGMGPRLKSGMVLAIEPMVNAGSRYVKTLDDNWTVVTQDGAMCAHFEHTVVITEEGCEILTQL; this comes from the coding sequence ATGATCATCCGCAAATCTCCGTACGAGTTGGAATTTATGCGGGAAGCTGGTAGGATCGTGGCCCTGGCACACCAGCAATTGCGGCAAGCGATTGAACCGGGTGTGACGACGCGGGAATTGGACCGCATGGCCGAAGAAATCATTCGCAAGCATGGGGCAACCCCCTCTTTCAAGGGTTACGGAGGCTTTCCCGGCAACGTGTGCACCTCTGTGAACGAAGAACTTGTTCACGGAATCCCCGGGGATCGAAAGCTGAAAGAAGGAGACATCATCAGCTTGGACATTGGAGCAGAGTACCGCGGTTACCACGGTGATTCGGCTTGGACGTACCCGGTGGGAGCAGTCAGCGAAGAAGTAAAGCGGCTCTTAGACGTGACGGAAAAGTCTTTGTACGTTGGTTTACAAAAAGCGAGCCCGGACCATCGGCTTTCCGACATCTCCCACGCCATTCAAACGTACGTTGAAGGAGAGGGATTTTCCATCGTCCGCGAGTATGTTGGGCACGGAATTGGGCAAAACTTGCACGAAGACCCACAAATCCCCAACTTTGGCCCTCCCGGAATGGGCCCCCGCCTGAAGTCGGGAATGGTCCTCGCCATTGAACCTATGGTCAATGCGGGTTCACGTTACGTCAAAACACTGGACGACAACTGGACTGTCGTCACGCAAGACGGCGCGATGTGTGCCCACTTCGAACACACCGTCGTCATTACAGAAGAAGGCTGCGAGATTTTAACTCAGTTGTAG
- a CDS encoding energy-coupling factor transporter ATPase — protein sequence MDIVAKNVSYTYSEGTPFEKRALNNVNFRIPSASFTGIIGHTGSGKSTLIQHFNGLLRPMSGMLKVGDVTVSASLKNVSELRRQVGMVFQYPEHQLFEETVAKDVAFGPRQFALAEREVEERVRDALSLVGLEYDQVAEMSPFQLSGGQMRRVAIAGVLAMRPKVLVLDEPTAGLDPQGKEDILQTIVDLKRTESLTVICVSHSMEDVARYADHLLVMHQGTVVMEGDPIAVFQKRDQLQSYGLDLPPVLDWVHRLNAFVEPQIPYALYTAEQLAEEIAIRWRKRTEPV from the coding sequence ATGGACATTGTGGCAAAAAACGTAAGCTATACGTACAGCGAAGGAACGCCTTTTGAAAAGCGGGCACTCAACAATGTCAATTTTCGGATTCCTTCGGCCAGTTTTACGGGGATTATCGGCCATACCGGATCCGGAAAATCTACGCTCATTCAACATTTTAACGGGTTGTTGCGTCCGATGAGCGGTATGCTCAAAGTCGGTGACGTGACCGTCAGCGCCTCTCTGAAAAATGTGAGCGAGTTGCGCCGACAAGTGGGAATGGTGTTTCAATACCCGGAGCACCAACTGTTTGAAGAGACAGTTGCGAAAGATGTAGCCTTTGGCCCCCGCCAGTTCGCACTGGCCGAAAGGGAAGTAGAGGAACGCGTACGCGATGCCCTGTCCCTTGTCGGACTGGAATACGACCAAGTGGCCGAAATGTCCCCATTTCAGTTGAGCGGCGGACAGATGCGGCGCGTGGCCATTGCCGGTGTCTTGGCGATGCGTCCAAAAGTGCTCGTACTGGATGAACCGACAGCGGGGCTAGACCCGCAGGGGAAAGAGGACATTTTGCAAACGATCGTCGATTTGAAGCGCACCGAATCTCTCACCGTCATATGCGTGTCTCACAGTATGGAGGACGTGGCCCGCTACGCGGATCACTTACTTGTCATGCATCAGGGAACTGTCGTCATGGAAGGTGATCCGATAGCCGTTTTTCAAAAAAGAGATCAACTTCAGTCTTACGGTTTGGATTTGCCACCGGTGCTCGATTGGGTCCATCGCTTGAATGCGTTTGTTGAGCCACAGATCCCCTATGCCCTGTACACAGCGGAACAACTCGCCGAAGAAATTGCCATTCGCTGGCGCAAAAGGACAGAGCCGGTATGA
- the rplO gene encoding 50S ribosomal protein L15, whose amino-acid sequence MKLHELKPAPGSRQKRNRVGRGIGSGSGKTSGRGQKGQKARSGGGVRPGFEGGQNPIIRRLPKRGFHNRNRKEYAIINLDALNQFSEGTEITPSLLLEKRVIRNLKDGLKVLGEGDLNVKLTVKAHKFSKTAEEKIQAAGGTTEVI is encoded by the coding sequence ATGAAACTGCACGAGTTGAAACCTGCACCGGGATCTCGCCAAAAACGGAATCGGGTCGGACGCGGTATCGGTTCAGGGAGCGGCAAAACGTCTGGACGCGGTCAGAAAGGGCAGAAAGCCCGCTCGGGCGGAGGGGTACGTCCCGGGTTTGAAGGGGGACAAAACCCGATCATCAGACGTTTGCCGAAGCGCGGTTTCCACAATCGCAACCGAAAAGAGTACGCGATCATCAACTTGGACGCATTGAATCAGTTTAGTGAAGGAACAGAAATCACTCCGAGTTTACTCTTAGAAAAGAGGGTCATCCGAAACTTAAAAGACGGATTAAAGGTGTTAGGAGAGGGCGATTTGAACGTCAAACTGACGGTCAAAGCCCACAAATTTTCCAAAACCGCTGAGGAAAAGATACAAGCAGCTGGTGGCACTACCGAGGTGATTTAA
- a CDS encoding energy-coupling factor transporter transmembrane component T family protein — MSKYVIVGQYVPGDSPVYRLDPRAKLLGIACFVALVFLANNAASYALLIGFTILSIAVSRVPLRFLWNGMKPVLVLIAFTAVLHLTFTEGGAVVTEWGWFAIHEEGVRQAVFIALRLLIIIVLTSLLTLTTSPLQLTDGLEQILSPLKAIGVPTHELALMMSIALRFIPTLLEETEKIVKAQMSRGAKLDSGPVWQRMKNLIPVLIPLFISAFRRAEDLATAMEARGYRGGIGRTKLRALRYTWRDLALAGVLLCLLTGLLFLRS; from the coding sequence CTGTCGAAGTACGTGATTGTCGGTCAATACGTGCCGGGCGATTCTCCGGTCTACCGTCTAGATCCGAGGGCAAAACTTTTGGGGATCGCATGTTTCGTCGCCCTTGTATTCTTGGCGAACAATGCAGCTTCTTACGCACTTTTAATCGGGTTTACGATACTTTCCATAGCCGTGTCACGGGTGCCGCTTCGATTTTTGTGGAACGGGATGAAGCCAGTCCTCGTATTAATCGCGTTTACCGCGGTGTTGCACCTCACGTTTACAGAAGGTGGGGCCGTCGTGACCGAATGGGGATGGTTCGCCATTCACGAAGAAGGCGTACGTCAGGCTGTATTCATCGCTCTGCGTTTGCTCATTATTATCGTTTTGACATCTTTGCTCACGTTGACGACCTCTCCGTTGCAACTGACGGACGGGCTGGAGCAGATTTTGTCTCCTTTGAAAGCGATCGGCGTCCCGACCCACGAGTTGGCTCTCATGATGTCCATCGCCCTGCGGTTTATCCCGACTTTGCTTGAGGAGACAGAAAAAATTGTGAAAGCCCAAATGTCGCGGGGAGCGAAACTTGACAGCGGCCCTGTCTGGCAACGGATGAAGAACCTCATCCCTGTTTTAATTCCGCTCTTTATATCGGCCTTCCGCCGCGCTGAAGACTTGGCGACGGCGATGGAAGCTCGCGGTTACCGGGGAGGGATAGGGAGGACGAAGCTGAGGGCCCTGCGCTACACGTGGCGCGACCTCGCATTGGCAGGGGTCCTGTTGTGCCTGTTGACAGGACTGTTGTTTCTGAGGAGCTAG
- the rpsK gene encoding 30S ribosomal protein S11 produces MARQKQSTRVKRKTRKNIESGIAHIKSTFNNTIVTITDPRGNSISWASSGNLGFKGSRKSTPYAAQMAAEAAAKAAMEHGMKTVEVMVKGPGAGREAAIRSLQAAGLEVSVIRDVTPIPHNGCRPPKRRRV; encoded by the coding sequence TTGGCTAGACAGAAACAGTCTACACGCGTTAAGCGGAAAACGCGCAAAAACATTGAGAGCGGCATTGCTCACATTAAATCGACGTTTAACAACACGATCGTAACGATTACCGACCCCCGCGGTAACAGCATATCATGGGCGAGTTCAGGTAACTTAGGGTTTAAAGGTTCTCGTAAGAGTACGCCTTATGCGGCCCAGATGGCTGCAGAAGCGGCAGCGAAAGCAGCGATGGAACACGGGATGAAAACCGTCGAAGTGATGGTGAAAGGGCCGGGTGCAGGCCGTGAAGCGGCGATTCGTTCGTTACAGGCTGCCGGTTTGGAAGTCAGTGTCATCCGGGACGTCACACCGATCCCGCACAACGGGTGCCGCCCGCCAAAACGTCGCCGCGTGTAA
- the secY gene encoding preprotein translocase subunit SecY, with the protein MFKTLQNIMRVDDLRRRIIFTLLMLLVFRIGSFIPVPNINVELLEEVAQNNNVFGILNTFTGGALANFSIFAMGIMPYITASIIVQLLSMDVIPKFAQWAKEGEAGRRKLTQVTRYGTVVLALIQSFGLAIGFDNLFGTPNVEFVEDKGVFTFILIALTLTAGTTFLMWLGEQITEKGIGNGISIIIFAGIVAGIPNSARQIYATQFVDAGDQLFLNIVKVIVILLLLVLITAGVIYIQQGIRRIPVQYAKRVVGRRMFGGQSTHIPLKVNASGMIPVIFAIALISFPSQIASFWAGNPIANWIINHFNYTAPFGMFLYVLLIIGFTYFYTFVQINPVQMADQMKKNGGYIPGIRPGKTTATYLTRILNRITLAGALFLAVVSIMPIFFTNLAGLPPSVQIGGVSLLIVSGVALETMKQIESQLIKRHYKGFINK; encoded by the coding sequence GTGTTCAAGACACTTCAAAACATCATGAGAGTGGATGATCTGCGGAGGCGGATCATCTTTACCCTTTTGATGCTTCTCGTGTTTCGGATTGGCAGTTTCATTCCGGTCCCGAACATTAACGTGGAGCTCTTGGAAGAGGTCGCTCAAAACAATAACGTGTTTGGCATTTTAAACACGTTTACGGGTGGCGCCCTGGCGAACTTCTCTATATTTGCCATGGGGATCATGCCCTATATTACAGCTTCCATTATCGTCCAGCTGTTGTCGATGGACGTCATTCCGAAGTTTGCCCAATGGGCAAAAGAGGGAGAGGCTGGACGGCGCAAGCTGACGCAAGTGACACGGTACGGCACCGTGGTGCTGGCGCTCATTCAGTCCTTCGGATTGGCCATCGGCTTTGACAACCTGTTTGGAACGCCGAATGTGGAATTTGTCGAGGATAAAGGTGTTTTCACATTTATTTTAATTGCGTTGACCTTGACGGCAGGGACGACGTTTCTCATGTGGCTCGGCGAGCAGATCACGGAAAAAGGGATTGGAAACGGCATATCTATCATCATTTTCGCCGGGATTGTCGCCGGCATTCCGAACTCGGCTAGACAAATATACGCCACCCAGTTCGTGGACGCCGGAGATCAGCTGTTTCTCAATATAGTGAAAGTGATCGTGATCTTGTTACTGCTTGTGCTCATCACGGCCGGCGTTATTTACATTCAACAGGGAATTCGTCGCATTCCAGTTCAGTACGCCAAACGAGTTGTGGGACGGAGGATGTTCGGCGGGCAGTCGACACACATCCCGCTGAAGGTAAACGCGTCGGGGATGATCCCGGTCATCTTTGCCATTGCGCTGATCTCGTTTCCTTCGCAGATAGCGAGTTTTTGGGCCGGAAACCCGATTGCCAACTGGATTATCAACCATTTTAACTACACTGCGCCGTTTGGGATGTTCTTGTACGTCTTGCTCATCATCGGATTTACGTACTTTTACACATTTGTCCAGATTAATCCGGTGCAAATGGCGGACCAAATGAAGAAAAACGGCGGGTACATTCCCGGCATACGCCCAGGCAAGACGACGGCAACCTATTTGACACGTATTTTAAACCGTATTACGTTAGCTGGAGCGCTGTTTTTGGCAGTCGTTTCAATTATGCCGATCTTTTTTACGAATCTAGCCGGCTTACCGCCATCAGTGCAAATTGGCGGGGTATCCCTGTTGATCGTCTCGGGGGTCGCATTGGAGACGATGAAACAAATTGAGAGTCAGTTAATCAAACGTCATTACAAAGGGTTCATCAACAAGTGA
- the rplQ gene encoding 50S ribosomal protein L17, translating to MAKKLGRPSSARQALFRDLVTDLIINERIETTEAKAKEVRRLAEKMITLAKRGDLHARRQVAAFVRKEQVDPHDEDSKQDAIQKLFDDIAPRYKERSGGYTRILKLGPRQGDSASMVYLELVQ from the coding sequence ATGGCGAAAAAATTGGGACGACCGTCTTCCGCCCGTCAGGCCCTTTTCCGTGACCTCGTCACAGACCTCATTATTAATGAACGCATTGAGACAACAGAAGCGAAGGCAAAGGAAGTGCGCCGACTGGCGGAAAAAATGATTACACTTGCCAAGCGTGGCGACTTACATGCGCGCCGTCAAGTGGCCGCGTTCGTCCGTAAAGAGCAAGTGGACCCACACGATGAAGACAGTAAACAGGACGCAATTCAGAAGTTGTTTGACGACATCGCACCTCGCTATAAAGAGCGTTCAGGTGGCTACACTCGTATATTAAAACTCGGACCCCGCCAAGGAGATTCAGCCTCCATGGTCTATTTAGAACTGGTTCAATAA
- the infA gene encoding translation initiation factor IF-1, with translation MAKEDVIEVEGTVIEPLPNAMFRVELENGHKVLAHVSGKIRMHFIRILPGDKVTVELSPYDLSRGRIIYRYR, from the coding sequence GTGGCCAAGGAGGACGTCATCGAGGTGGAGGGGACCGTGATCGAACCACTGCCGAACGCCATGTTTCGTGTCGAATTGGAAAATGGACACAAAGTGTTGGCTCACGTCTCCGGCAAGATTCGGATGCACTTTATCCGCATTTTGCCCGGTGACAAAGTAACGGTTGAACTGTCACCCTACGACTTGTCGAGAGGCCGTATTATCTATCGATATAGATGA
- a CDS encoding DNA-directed RNA polymerase subunit alpha gives MIEIEKPKIEIVEISEDSKYGKFVVEPLERGYGTTLGNSLRRILLSSLPGAAVTSVQIDGVLHEFSTVPGVVEDTTEIILNLKKLALKIHSDEEKVLEIDVEGEGPVTAGDIRADSDVEILNPELHIASLADDARLHMRITANRGRGYVQADRNKSEDQPIGVIPVDSIYTPVTRVNFNVENTRVGQVTNYDKLTLEVWTDGSIRPDDAVSLGAKVMTEHLMLFVGLTDEAKDAEIMVEKEEDKKEKVLEMTIEELDLSVRSYNCLKRAGINTVQELTQKTEEDMMKVRNLGRKSLEEVQQKLGELGLSLRKDE, from the coding sequence ATGATTGAGATCGAAAAACCGAAAATTGAAATTGTGGAGATCAGTGAAGACTCAAAGTACGGTAAATTCGTTGTAGAACCTTTGGAACGTGGCTACGGAACGACATTGGGGAATTCACTGCGCCGTATTTTGCTGTCCTCTTTACCGGGTGCTGCTGTAACGTCCGTCCAAATTGACGGTGTGCTGCATGAGTTCTCGACCGTTCCCGGTGTAGTGGAGGATACGACCGAAATTATTCTCAATCTGAAAAAGTTGGCCCTGAAAATCCACTCGGATGAAGAGAAAGTACTGGAGATAGACGTCGAAGGAGAAGGCCCTGTTACGGCAGGAGACATCCGTGCCGACAGCGATGTCGAAATTCTCAATCCCGAGTTGCACATTGCATCACTCGCGGACGATGCCCGTTTGCACATGCGCATTACGGCAAACCGCGGTCGTGGCTATGTACAGGCTGATCGGAATAAATCTGAAGACCAGCCCATTGGCGTCATCCCGGTCGATTCCATTTACACCCCGGTAACACGTGTGAATTTCAATGTGGAAAATACACGGGTCGGCCAAGTGACCAACTACGACAAGCTGACATTAGAAGTGTGGACGGATGGCAGCATCCGCCCAGACGATGCCGTGAGTCTCGGTGCAAAGGTGATGACGGAGCACCTGATGCTGTTCGTCGGCCTGACCGACGAAGCGAAAGACGCCGAGATCATGGTTGAAAAAGAAGAAGATAAAAAAGAAAAAGTCCTCGAAATGACAATAGAAGAGCTCGATCTCTCAGTTCGCTCCTACAACTGCTTGAAGCGTGCCGGAATCAACACGGTTCAAGAGTTAACTCAGAAGACGGAAGAAGACATGATGAAAGTCCGTAACCTGGGGCGAAAATCGCTGGAAGAAGTGCAGCAGAAACTGGGTGAACTCGGGTTGAGCCTGCGCAAAGACGAATAG
- the rpmJ gene encoding 50S ribosomal protein L36, with translation MKVRPSVKPICEKCKVIRRKGKVMVICENPKHKQRQG, from the coding sequence GTGAAAGTACGTCCATCGGTTAAACCGATTTGTGAAAAGTGCAAAGTCATCCGACGTAAAGGAAAAGTGATGGTCATTTGCGAAAACCCGAAACACAAGCAAAGACAAGGATAA
- the rpsM gene encoding 30S ribosomal protein S13 produces the protein MARIAGVDLPRDKRVEVALTYIYGIGRSTSRKLLADTGINPDTRVRDLTEEETSLLRNKIDKELTVEGDLRRETALNIKRLIEIGSYRGIRHRRGLPVRGQRTKTNARTRKGPRRTVANKKK, from the coding sequence TTGGCACGTATTGCCGGAGTGGATTTACCGCGTGACAAGCGAGTGGAAGTGGCGTTGACATACATTTACGGTATCGGACGTTCAACATCGCGGAAACTGTTAGCCGACACCGGAATTAATCCGGATACGAGAGTTCGCGATTTGACAGAGGAAGAAACAAGCTTGTTGCGCAACAAGATTGACAAGGAGCTCACGGTGGAAGGCGACCTTCGCCGTGAAACAGCCCTGAACATCAAACGTCTGATCGAGATCGGGTCTTACAGAGGCATTCGCCACCGTCGCGGTTTGCCCGTCCGCGGTCAGCGCACGAAAACGAACGCGCGCACGCGCAAAGGCCCCCGCCGTACCGTCGCGAACAAGAAAAAATAA
- a CDS encoding ATP-binding cassette domain-containing protein — protein MGEKMPYLRVKDVSFHYRSEQPKVEWAVRRVNLTVQSGETVAIIGPNGSGKSTLAKLIIGLLKPLSGEISVDDLNPADDREVWSVRQQVGIVFQNPDNQIVAPTVQDDVAFGLENLGLPREIILDRVHDALERVGLAGMENVAPSRLSGGQKQRLAIAGVLAMRPKMIVMDEATSMLDPRGRKEVADVVQKVKEEGVAVITVTHAMDEAWQADRVVVMAGERCS, from the coding sequence ATGGGAGAAAAGATGCCCTATCTACGTGTAAAGGATGTCTCGTTTCACTACCGTTCCGAACAACCGAAAGTTGAATGGGCAGTTCGGCGTGTTAATCTGACCGTACAATCAGGAGAGACCGTAGCGATTATCGGGCCAAACGGATCCGGAAAATCGACTCTGGCCAAATTGATCATCGGCTTACTTAAACCTCTGTCCGGGGAGATATCCGTGGACGACTTAAACCCTGCAGACGATCGAGAAGTGTGGTCGGTCAGACAGCAGGTGGGTATCGTCTTCCAAAATCCGGACAACCAGATTGTCGCCCCGACGGTACAGGACGATGTGGCCTTCGGTCTGGAAAATCTCGGACTGCCCCGAGAGATCATTTTGGATCGTGTGCACGACGCTCTAGAGCGCGTGGGATTAGCCGGGATGGAAAATGTAGCGCCGAGCCGTTTGTCGGGCGGACAAAAACAACGTCTTGCCATCGCCGGGGTTTTAGCTATGCGCCCGAAAATGATCGTCATGGATGAGGCGACGTCCATGCTCGATCCCCGCGGCCGAAAGGAAGTGGCCGACGTTGTTCAAAAGGTGAAAGAGGAAGGGGTCGCCGTCATCACGGTCACCCACGCGATGGACGAAGCGTGGCAAGCGGACCGCGTCGTCGTGATGGCGGGGGAACGGTGCAGTTGA